The Delphinus delphis chromosome 2, mDelDel1.2, whole genome shotgun sequence genome contains a region encoding:
- the KBTBD13 gene encoding kelch repeat and BTB domain-containing protein 13, with the protein MPQGPGALMQVWVGSQLFQADRALLVEHCGFFRGLFRSGMREARAAEVRLGALSPDGFCTMLRVLRGERPALAAPDELLQAVECAAFLQTPALARFLEHSLTSDNCALLCDAAAAFGLHDVFHSAALFIRDGASEQAAELALPEARAYVAALRPSSYVAVSTHAPAPGFLEDASRTVCYLDEEEDAWRTLAALPLEASTLLAGVATLGNKLYIVGGVRGPNKEVVELGFCYDPDGGTWREFPSPHQPRYDTALAGFDGHLYAIGGEFQRMAMSSVERYDPATGCWSFVANLPQPAAGVPCAQARGRLFVCLWRPADTTTVVEYTVTADTWLPIAELRRPQSYGHCMVAHRDSLYVVRNGPKDDFLHCAIDCLNLATGQWTALPGQFVNSKGALFTAVVRGDTVYTVNRMFTLLYAIEGGTWRLLREKAGFPRPGSLQTVLLRLPPGARGQVASTTPEL; encoded by the coding sequence ATGCCGCAGGGCCCTGGGGCCCTGATGCAGGTGTGGGTGGGCAGCCAGCTCTTCCAGGCCGACCGGGCCCTGCTGGTGGAGCACTGCGGCTTCTTCCGCGGCCTCTTCCGCTCGGGCATGAGGGAGGCGCGCGCGGCCGAGGTGCGCCTGGGCGCTCTGAGCCCGGACGGCTTCTGCACCATGCTGCGGGTGCTGCGCGGCGAAAGGCCGGCGCTGGCGGCCCCCGACGAGCTATTGCAAGCCGTGGAGTGCGCCGCTTTCCTGCAGACGCCGGCGCTGGCACGCTTCCTGGAGCACAGCCTCACGTCGGACAACTGCGCGCTGCTGTGCGACGCTGCCGCCGCCTTCGGCCTGCACGACGTCTTCCACAGCGCCGCGCTCTTCATCCGCGACGGCGCCAGCGAGCAAGCGGCCGAGCTGGCGCTACCCGAGGCTCGCGCCTACGTGGCGGCGCTGCGACCCAGCAGCTACGTGGCCGTCAGCACTCACGCGCCGGCGCCCGGCTTCTTGGAGGACGCATCGCGCACCGTGTGCTACCTGGACGAAGAAGAGGACGCGTGGCGCACGCTGGCCGCGCTGCCCCTGGAGGCCAGCACGCTGCTGGCCGGCGTGGCTACGCTGGGCAACAAGCTCTACATCGTGGGGGGCGTGCGGGGCCCCAACAAGGAAGTGGTGGAACTGGGCTTCTGCTACGACCCCGACGGCGGCACGTGGCGCGAGttccccagcccccaccagccGCGCTACGACACGGCGCTGGCCGGCTTTGACGGCCACCTTTATGCCATCGGGGGCGAATTCCAGAGGATGGCCATGAGCTCCGTGGAGCGCTACGACCCGGCCACGGGCTGCTGGAGCTTCGTGGCCAACCTGCCGCAGCCAGCTGCCGGCGTGCCCTGCGCCCAAGCCCGCGGCCGcctctttgtgtgtctgtggcGGCCAGCCGACACCACGACTGTGGTGGAGTACACGGTGACGGCAGACACGTGGCTGCCCATAGCCGAGCTGCGGCGCCCTCAGAGCTATGGCCACTGCATGGTGGCCCACCGCGATAGTCTCTACGTGGTGCGCAACGGACCTAAGGATGACTTTCTGCACTGTGCCATCGACTGCCTCAACCTGGCCACGGGCCAGTGGACAGCGCTGCCCGGCCAGTTCGTCAACAGCAAGGGCGCGCTTTTCACGGCTGTGGTGCGCGGCGACACCGTCTATACGGTCAACCGCATGTTTACGCTGCTCTATGCCATTGAGGGTGGTACCTGGCGGCTGCTCAGGGAGAAGGCTGGCTTCCCAAGGCCCGGCTCCTTGCAGACCGTTCTCCTCAGGCTGCCTCCCGGTGCCCGGGGGCAGGTGGCCTCCACGACGCCAGAACTGTGA
- the RASL12 gene encoding ras-like protein family member 12, whose protein sequence is MSSVFGKPRAGSGQQQSAPLEVNLAILGRRGVGKSALTVKFLTRRFISEYDPNLEDTYSSEETVDHQPVHLRVMDTADLDTPRNCERYLNWAHAFLVVYSVDSRQSFEGSSSYLELLALHEKETQRSYPALLLGNKLDMAQYRQVTQAEGVALAGRFGCLFFEVSACLDFEHVQHVFHEAVREARREMEKNSLARPLFISEERALHYQSPLTARHGLASCAFNTLSTASLKEIPAVAQAKLVTVKSSRAQSKRKAPTLTLLKGFKIF, encoded by the exons ATGTCCTCGGTGTTCGGGAAGCCCCGCGCGGGCAGCGGGCAGCAGCAGAGCGCACCCCTCGAGGTCAACTTGGCCATCCTGGGGCGCCGCGGGGTGGGCAAGTCCG CCCTGACGGTGAAGTTTCTGACCAGGAGGTTCATCAGCGAATATGACCCCAACTTGG AGGATACCTACAGCTCTGAGGAGACCGTGGACCACCAGCCTGTCCACCTGAGGGTCATGGACACTGCAGACCTG GACACCCCCAGGAACTGTGAGCGCTACCTGAACTGGGCCCACGCCTTCCTGGTGGTGTACAGCGTCGACAGCCGCCAGAGCTTCGAGGGCAGCAGCAGCTACCTGGAGCTGCTCGCTCTGCATGAGAAGGAGACACAGCGCAGCTACCCTGCTCTGCTGCTGGGCAACAAGCTGGACATGGCCCAGTACAG GCAGGTCACTCAGGCAGAGGGCGTGGCCTTGGCGGGCAGGTTCGGGTGCCTGTTTTTCGAGGTCTCTGCCTGCCTGGACTTCGAGCACGTGCAGCACGTCTTCCACGAGGCAGTACGGGAGGCACGGCGGGAGATGGAGAAGAACTCCCTGGCCAGGCCCCTCTTCATCTCCGAGGAGAGGGCCCTGCATTACCAGTCCCCACTCACGGCCCGGCACGGGCTGGCCAGCTGCGCCTTCAACACACTTTCTACTGCTAGCCTGAAGGAGATTCCTGCCGTGGCCCAGGCCAAGCTGGTCACTGTAAAGTCATCCCGGGCTCAGAGCAAGCGCAAGGCACCCACCCTGACACTGTTGAAGGGCTTCAAGATCTTCTGA
- the SLC51B gene encoding organic solute transporter subunit beta: MGYNEELTGAPPGTKVPQELLEEMLWYFRVEDATPWNSSMFVLVAVVVVISIVFLRRNTQAKRNQKRLSPEKQTPEVLYLAEARNKDDNNLTILRETLLSEKPKLAQVEVDVKDSDVPPVILPDPRESES; encoded by the exons ATGGGCTACAATGAGGAGCTTACTGGAGCCCCACCTGGCACCAAGGTGCCTCAGGAGCTGCTGGAAGAAATGCTCTGGTATTTTCGTGTAGAAGATG CAACTCCTTGGAATAGTTCCATGTTTGTCCTGGTGGCCGTGGTGGTCGTGATAAGCATTGTCTTCTTGAGAAGGAACACCCAGGCAAAAAG AAATCAAAAGAGGCTGTCACCAGAAAAACAAACTCCAGAAGTCCTGTACTTGGCCGAGGCCAGAAACAAAGATGACAACAACCTGACCATCCTAAGAGAGACTTTGCTCTCAGAAAAGCCAAAGTTGGCCCAGGTGGAAGTGGACGTAAAAGACAGTGATGTGCCGCCAGTCATTCTTCCGGACCCCCGAGAATCTGAGAGTTAG